From Syngnathus scovelli strain Florida chromosome 14, RoL_Ssco_1.2, whole genome shotgun sequence, one genomic window encodes:
- the clec14a gene encoding C-type lectin domain family 14 member A, whose translation MLLPPRSVFLQLLVFTLSLMLLSAAPKSHPRYSVHHSPLPFERAQEACHPHGLASFTRPQELAQVLGAIAESLTARSPALWVGLKKAKNQCVIPSLPLRGFEWTHGGEDATETRWAHEPEQTCTSVLCAGFVAQLNGSAVNSWGLVPLSCKTKNHFICNLELDNGGLAGPELASPERATLQPPGAETAEPESARPELPGAKVTGPELSEQKPEIPVPPTLVAVGPERVGPESATPEPSQQEPQQPKPEPARPELVGPESTRPAPAEHELKEQERRPDDPGLDTGPESESGPCPRPVVTGARFLSLDPDNSSRIQVDCWSKVHLGLHCWGRAGVWRLPGGAPANLSTVCTPCGTGYRKDTMGDCVDIDECSGVHGCRHECMNTAGSFSCVCPKNGTACEPSESDAPRPFSGALVLALVGAAVVLLILVLVALLTIWCCLRRRSQKNQETEQRAT comes from the coding sequence AGCTGTTGGTTTTCACCCTCAGCCTGATGTTGCTGTCCGCCGCTCCCAAGTCCCACCCACGCTACTCGGTGCATCATTCTCCGCTGCCCTTTGAGCGAGCACAGGAAGCCTGTCACCCCCACGGTCTGGCCTCCTTCACCAGACCTCAGGAGCTGGCGCAAGTCCTGGGTGCGATTGCAGAGTCGCTGACCGCCAGGTCCCCTGCCTTGTGGGTGGGGCTGAAGAAGGCCAAGAACCAGTGTGTGATCCCCTCGTTGCCCCTCAGAGGCTTCGAGTGGACCCACGGGGGTGAGGACGCGACCGAGACCCGCTGGGCCCATGAGCCGGAACAGACCTGCACCTCAGTTCTGTGTGCGGGATTCGTCGCCCAGTTGAACGGGTCCGCAGTCAACAGCTGGGGGCTGGTACCACTCAGCTGCAAAACCAAGAACCACTTCATATGCAACCTGGAGTTAGATAATGGAGGACTTGCAGGACCTGAACTTGCTAGTCCTGAGCGTGCCACACTTCAACCTCCTGGAGCAGAAACAGCTGAACCAGAATCTGCAAGACCTGAACTTCCTGGCGCCAAAGTAACGGGACCAGAACTCTCTGAGCAAAAACCAGAAATACCAGTGCCACCGACACTTGTGGCTGTTGGACCAGAAAGGGTTGGACCTGAATCTGCTACTCCTGAACCATCTCAGCAAGAaccacagcaaccaaaacctgaACCTGCCAGACCGGAACTTGTTGGACCTGAATCTACTCGACCTGCACCTGCTGAACATGAACTAAAAGAACAAGAGAGAAGACCTGATGACCCAGGCCTTGACACTGGTCCAGAATCAGAGTCTGGTCCATGCCCCCGCCCCGTGGTGACCGGAGCTCGTTTCCTCAGTCTGGACCCTGACAACAGTAGCAGGATTCAAGTGGACTGCTGGTCCAAAGTCCATTTGGGTTTGCACTGCTGGGGCCGGGCCGGAGTGTGGCGTCTGCCGGGCGGCGCCCccgccaacctgagcactgtgtGCACCCCATGCGGGACTGGCTACCGCAAGGACACCATGGGGGACTGCGTGGACATAGACGAGTGCTCGGGTGTGCACGGGTGCCGCCATGAATGTATGAACACGGCCGGCTCTTTCTCATGCGTGTGCCCCAAGAACGGGACGGCGTGCGAACCTAGCGAGAGCGACGCCCCCAGGCCCTTCTCGGGGGCGCTGGTGCTGGCCCTGGTGGGGGCGGCGGTAGTGCTGCTGATTCTGGTGCTCGTTGCATTGTTGACCATTTGGTGCTGCCTCAGAAGGCGGAGCCAGAAAAATCAGGAGACAGAGCAAAGAGCCACATGA
- the LOC125981175 gene encoding forkhead box protein A1-B, whose amino-acid sequence MLGSVKMEGQEASDWTCFYSDEVYSPMAAGLGMSSVSGYMSAGGGAPSASFNMAYGGPSISPTPVSGMGVSCLGNGGMGGAMSPCGGGVGQAAAAAQHHHHTYGGVSPGAQYGGGGGGLNLNRGRDAKPLRRSYPHAKPPYSYISLITMAIQQAPGKMLTLSEIYQWIMELFPFYRNNQQRWQNSIRHSLSFNDCFVKVSRSPDKPGKGSYWTLHPDSGNMFENGCYLRRQKRFKCDRKNLAEGRKERSGGTGSDSPSIDVLKPPGLASPLASSSRRSPPGPEGAKLSGPQLLSSLSLPPPHSLELKGDAHYAFNHPFSINNLMSSPEQHKLDLRAYDALQYSSYGAGRGSEPLEVPYYQGAACPRALLNTS is encoded by the exons ATGCTGGGCTCGGTGAAGATGGAAGGTCAGGAGGCTTCGGACTGGACTTGCTTCTACAGCGACGAG GTGTACTCCCCAATGGCGGCAGGCTTGGGAATGAGCTCTGTGTCCGGCTAcatgtcggccggtggcggggcgCCATCGGCCTCCTTCAACATGGCGTACGGAGGGCCCAGCATCAGCCCCACCCCCGTGTCCGGAATGGGGGTGTCCTGCCTGGGCAACGGCGGCATGGGCGGAGCCATGAGCCCATGCGGCGGTGGTGTGGgtcaagcggcggcggcggcacagcATCACCACCACACATACGGCGGCGTCAGTCCCGGGGCCCAGTACgggggcggcggtggcggcctgAACCTCAACCGCGGGCGCGATGCCAAGCCGCTGCGGCGCAGCTATCCGCACGCCAAGCCACCATACTCGTACATCTCGCTCATCACCATGGCCATCCAGCAGGCACCTGGCAAAATGCTCACTCTCAGCGAGATCTACCAGTGGATCATGGAGCTTTTCCCCTTCTACCGCAACAACCAGCAGCgctggcagaactccatccgacACTCGCTGTCCTTCAACGACTGCTTTGTCAAAGTGTCCCGCTCGCCCGACAAACCCGGCAAAGGCTCCTACTGGACACTGCACCCCGACTCCGGGAACATGTTTGAGAACGGCTGCTACCTGCGCCGCCAGAAGCGCTTCAAATGCGACAGGAAGAACTTGGCAGAGGGCAGGAAGGAGCGTAGCGGTGGCACCGGCAGCGACTCGCCCTCCATTGATGTCCTCAAACCTCCGGGCCTTGCGTCTCCGCTGGCCTCGTCCAGCCGCCGCTCTCCACCCGGCCCAGAGGGCGCCAAGCTGTCGGGCCCCCAGCTGCTGTCCTCCCTTTCCCTGCCCCCGCCGCACAGCTTGGAGCTGAAGGGCGATGCCCACTACGCCTTCAACCACCCCTTCTCCATCAACAACCTCATGTCGTCCCCCGAGCAGCACAAACTGGACCTGAGGGCCTACGATGCCCTGCAGTACTCGTCCTACGGCGCCGGTCGGGGCAGCGAGCCACTGGAGGTTCCCTACTACCAGGGGGCTGCCTGCCCCAGAGCACTGCTCAACACCTCGTAG
- the mipol1 gene encoding mirror-image polydactyly gene 1 protein isoform X3, which translates to MEADLSAGGLFPTGLEICEGPGGPTTRGLLVNSGHRDAAIGHRAAYGEAPPPDADRKMSLLLRELDALRDANKKLLERLSLKEEELQSKEAELMANTKQAKDWEGPSEFLEQLLSARKDRDEAMMSQVLLANQERDQALRHVARLQQAAKSDASDGPALGDSDLEAEELLGHVCQAVSAQEVAHLGRALVEHVRLATQRRRHMAAQEMEAVMEQRDGSLAKCRRLQQEVLREREQRPSKEELIKLQRERDAALDDRGRLEAELMQANHRFEQLAKAPPPDDDDGHSRAPPLLAQLQQLTEDKHSVEAELLLSQEAERDARERVQRLERLVEVLRKKVGTGSLRPVV; encoded by the exons ATGGAGGCGGACTTGTCAGCCGGTGGACTCTTTCCAACAGGTCTAGAGATCTGCGAGGGTCCTGGCGGTCCGACAACACGAGGGCTGCTTGTCAACAG CGGCCATCGAGACGCCGCCATTGGCCACAGAGCAGCCTATGGTGAAGCCCCGCCTCCAGACGCGGACAGGAAGATGTCTCTGCTACTCCGAGAGTTGGACGCACTGAGGGACGCCAACAAGAAG CTGCTGGAGCGGCTGAGCCTGAAGGAGGAGGAGCTCCAGAGCAAGGAGGCGGAGCTGATGGCCAACACCAAGCAGGCTAAAGACTGGGAAGGACCTTCAG AGTTCTTGGAACAGTTGTTGAGCGCTCGCAAGGACAGAGACGAGGCCATGATGTCACAAGTCCTGCTGGCCAATCAGGAGCGAGATCAGGCTTTACGCCATGTGGCCCGACTGCAGCAGGCTGCGAA GTCCGACGCGAGTGACGGCCCGGCCCTCGGCGACAGTGACTTG GAAGCGGAGGAGCTCCTGGGTCACGTTTGTCAGGCGGTCTCGGCGCAGGAAGTGGCCCACTTGGGTCGGGCCCTGGTGGAGCACGTGCGGCTGGCCACGCAGCGCCGGCGCCACATGGCCGCGCAGGAGATGGAGGCTGTCATGGAGCAGCGAGACGGCTCGCTCGCCAAG tgccgacggctgcagcAGGAAGTCTTGAGGGAGCGAGAGCAGAGGCCGAGCAAG GAAGAGCTGATCAAACTTCAGCGGGAGCGAGACGCTGCCTTGGACGACAGGGGACGCCTGGAGGCGGAGTTAATGCAAGCCAATCACAG GTTCGAGCAACTCGCAAAAGCTCCGCcccccgatgatgatgatggccacTCCCGGGCTCCACCCCTTCTGGCTCAGCTACAGCAGCTCACCGAGGACAAGCATAGTGTGGAGGCGGAGCTTCTACTCTCCCAGGAGGCAGAGCGTGACGCCAGAGAGAGAGTCCAAAG ATTGGAGCGTCTGGTGGAAGTTTTGAGGAAAAAAGTCGGCACAGGAAGCCTGCGCCCTGTTGTTTGA
- the mipol1 gene encoding mirror-image polydactyly gene 1 protein isoform X1, which yields MRTWMLPLLLKTTALLRCAAWCLFGTLVSRSEANGMLTRAETLTTHERAGIIANDVSSSLTRAVTFPSGHRDAAIGHRAAYGEAPPPDADRKMSLLLRELDALRDANKKLLERLSLKEEELQSKEAELMANTKQAKDWEGPSEFLEQLLSARKDRDEAMMSQVLLANQERDQALRHVARLQQAAKSDASDGPALGDSDLEAEELLGHVCQAVSAQEVAHLGRALVEHVRLATQRRRHMAAQEMEAVMEQRDGSLAKCRRLQQEVLREREQRPSKEELIKLQRERDAALDDRGRLEAELMQANHRFEQLAKAPPPDDDDGHSRAPPLLAQLQQLTEDKHSVEAELLLSQEAERDARERVQRLERLVEVLRKKVGTGSLRPVV from the exons ATGAGAACATGGATGCTGCCGCTATTATTGAAGACGACGGCGCTGCTGCGATGCGCCGCCTGGTGTCTTTTCGGGACGCTGGTGAGCAGGTCGGAGGCTAACGGGATGCTAACAAGAGCCGAAACGCTAACCACGCATGAGCGGGCCGGCATCATAGCCAACGACGTCTCGTCGTCGCTGACTCGCGCTGTCACATTCCCCAGCGGCCATCGAGACGCCGCCATTGGCCACAGAGCAGCCTATGGTGAAGCCCCGCCTCCAGACGCGGACAGGAAGATGTCTCTGCTACTCCGAGAGTTGGACGCACTGAGGGACGCCAACAAGAAG CTGCTGGAGCGGCTGAGCCTGAAGGAGGAGGAGCTCCAGAGCAAGGAGGCGGAGCTGATGGCCAACACCAAGCAGGCTAAAGACTGGGAAGGACCTTCAG AGTTCTTGGAACAGTTGTTGAGCGCTCGCAAGGACAGAGACGAGGCCATGATGTCACAAGTCCTGCTGGCCAATCAGGAGCGAGATCAGGCTTTACGCCATGTGGCCCGACTGCAGCAGGCTGCGAA GTCCGACGCGAGTGACGGCCCGGCCCTCGGCGACAGTGACTTG GAAGCGGAGGAGCTCCTGGGTCACGTTTGTCAGGCGGTCTCGGCGCAGGAAGTGGCCCACTTGGGTCGGGCCCTGGTGGAGCACGTGCGGCTGGCCACGCAGCGCCGGCGCCACATGGCCGCGCAGGAGATGGAGGCTGTCATGGAGCAGCGAGACGGCTCGCTCGCCAAG tgccgacggctgcagcAGGAAGTCTTGAGGGAGCGAGAGCAGAGGCCGAGCAAG GAAGAGCTGATCAAACTTCAGCGGGAGCGAGACGCTGCCTTGGACGACAGGGGACGCCTGGAGGCGGAGTTAATGCAAGCCAATCACAG GTTCGAGCAACTCGCAAAAGCTCCGCcccccgatgatgatgatggccacTCCCGGGCTCCACCCCTTCTGGCTCAGCTACAGCAGCTCACCGAGGACAAGCATAGTGTGGAGGCGGAGCTTCTACTCTCCCAGGAGGCAGAGCGTGACGCCAGAGAGAGAGTCCAAAG ATTGGAGCGTCTGGTGGAAGTTTTGAGGAAAAAAGTCGGCACAGGAAGCCTGCGCCCTGTTGTTTGA
- the mipol1 gene encoding mirror-image polydactyly gene 1 protein isoform X2 yields MRTWMLPLLLKTTALLRCAAWCLFGTLVSRSEANGMLTRAETLTTHERAGIIANDVSSSLTRAVTFPSGHRDAAIGHRAAYGEAPPPDADRKMSLLLRELDALRDANKKLLERLSLKEEELQSKEAELMANTKQAKDWEGPSGPTRVTARPSATVTWKRRSSWVTFVRRSRRRKWPTWVGPWWSTCGWPRSAGATWPRRRWRLSWSSETARSPRCSLRCQRHSLTGPQCRRLQQEVLREREQRPSKEELIKLQRERDAALDDRGRLEAELMQANHRFEQLAKAPPPDDDDGHSRAPPLLAQLQQLTEDKHSVEAELLLSQEAERDARERVQRLERLVEVLRKKVGTGSLRPVV; encoded by the exons ATGAGAACATGGATGCTGCCGCTATTATTGAAGACGACGGCGCTGCTGCGATGCGCCGCCTGGTGTCTTTTCGGGACGCTGGTGAGCAGGTCGGAGGCTAACGGGATGCTAACAAGAGCCGAAACGCTAACCACGCATGAGCGGGCCGGCATCATAGCCAACGACGTCTCGTCGTCGCTGACTCGCGCTGTCACATTCCCCAGCGGCCATCGAGACGCCGCCATTGGCCACAGAGCAGCCTATGGTGAAGCCCCGCCTCCAGACGCGGACAGGAAGATGTCTCTGCTACTCCGAGAGTTGGACGCACTGAGGGACGCCAACAAGAAG CTGCTGGAGCGGCTGAGCCTGAAGGAGGAGGAGCTCCAGAGCAAGGAGGCGGAGCTGATGGCCAACACCAAGCAGGCTAAAGACTGGGAAGGACCTTCAG GTCCGACGCGAGTGACGGCCCGGCCCTCGGCGACAGTGACTTG GAAGCGGAGGAGCTCCTGGGTCACGTTTGTCAGGCGGTCTCGGCGCAGGAAGTGGCCCACTTGGGTCGGGCCCTGGTGGAGCACGTGCGGCTGGCCACGCAGCGCCGGCGCCACATGGCCGCGCAGGAGATGGAGGCTGTCATGGAGCAGCGAGACGGCTCGCTCGCCAAG ATGCTCGCTCAGATGTCAACGTCACTCTTTGACTGGTCcgcagtgccgacggctgcagcAGGAAGTCTTGAGGGAGCGAGAGCAGAGGCCGAGCAAG GAAGAGCTGATCAAACTTCAGCGGGAGCGAGACGCTGCCTTGGACGACAGGGGACGCCTGGAGGCGGAGTTAATGCAAGCCAATCACAG GTTCGAGCAACTCGCAAAAGCTCCGCcccccgatgatgatgatggccacTCCCGGGCTCCACCCCTTCTGGCTCAGCTACAGCAGCTCACCGAGGACAAGCATAGTGTGGAGGCGGAGCTTCTACTCTCCCAGGAGGCAGAGCGTGACGCCAGAGAGAGAGTCCAAAG ATTGGAGCGTCTGGTGGAAGTTTTGAGGAAAAAAGTCGGCACAGGAAGCCTGCGCCCTGTTGTTTGA